In Kocuria turfanensis, a single genomic region encodes these proteins:
- a CDS encoding DMT family transporter produces the protein MRGRAGGIAAILVTSVLWGTTGTAATFAPGAGPLAIGAAALGIGGLLQAAIALPALRRAQQALRTHAGLVALGAVAVAIYPLAFYSSMRLGGVAIGTVVSLASAPLASGVLERVIERLPLSRWWKLAAFLGILGSGLLCLARAGDSAASAPATAASIGLGLVAGTTYALYSWVVHRLMGHEVGRAASMGAVFGVGGALLMPVLLLTGAPLLHSAQAFTAAAYTALVPMFLGYFLFGLGLTRVRPSTATTLTLTEPAVAAVLAVLVVGERLSGLGWTGLTVIGVALVVLALAPANVEADPGALRLRGGGTGADRADDAPSRADRNSADRNSGALPSDVLSGAMPSDALGPAPESTHVDSSTGPTEVIIRHP, from the coding sequence GTGAGGGGCCGGGCCGGCGGCATCGCCGCGATCCTGGTGACCTCGGTCCTGTGGGGGACGACCGGAACCGCGGCGACCTTCGCCCCCGGGGCCGGGCCCCTGGCCATCGGCGCCGCCGCCCTGGGCATCGGCGGACTCCTGCAGGCCGCCATCGCCCTGCCCGCCCTGCGCCGCGCACAGCAGGCGCTGCGGACGCACGCGGGTCTGGTGGCGCTCGGAGCCGTCGCGGTGGCGATCTATCCTCTGGCGTTCTACAGCTCGATGCGCCTGGGCGGGGTCGCGATCGGCACGGTGGTCTCACTGGCCTCCGCACCGCTCGCCTCCGGCGTCCTGGAGCGGGTGATCGAACGCCTTCCGCTCAGCCGGTGGTGGAAGCTGGCCGCGTTCCTGGGCATCCTCGGCAGCGGGCTGCTCTGCCTGGCGAGAGCCGGGGACTCGGCGGCCTCGGCTCCGGCCACCGCGGCGAGCATCGGGCTCGGCCTGGTCGCCGGCACGACCTATGCGCTCTACTCCTGGGTGGTGCACCGGCTGATGGGCCACGAGGTGGGCCGTGCGGCGTCGATGGGCGCGGTCTTCGGCGTCGGCGGGGCGCTCCTGATGCCCGTCCTGCTGCTCACCGGCGCGCCCCTGCTCCACTCGGCGCAGGCGTTCACCGCCGCGGCCTACACGGCCCTGGTGCCGATGTTCCTGGGCTACTTCCTCTTCGGCCTCGGGCTCACCCGGGTGAGGCCGAGCACGGCGACCACCCTCACCCTCACCGAACCGGCTGTCGCCGCCGTGCTGGCCGTGCTCGTGGTGGGTGAGCGGCTGTCGGGCCTCGGCTGGACCGGATTGACCGTCATCGGCGTCGCGCTGGTCGTCCTCGCCCTCGCTCCGGCCAATGTCGAGGCCGACCCCGGTGCCCTCCGGCTCCGTGGAGGCGGTACCGGCGCCGATCGGGCCGACGACGCGCCGTCCCGTGCCGATCGGAACAGTGCCGATCGGAACAGCGGTGCCCTGCCCAGCGACGTCCTGTCCGGTGCCATGCCGTCGGATGCCCTCGGACCCGCGCCGGAAAGCACGCACGTCGACAGCTCCACCGGGCCCACTGAGGTCATCATCCGGCACCCGTGA
- a CDS encoding helix-turn-helix transcriptional regulator: protein MHRLAPDAQFSIPSDVPSAHTSHRACRADETAHQRPAVRKLRFVSHDPSEGVEVLERVYAARVQVSPDTPFSMHQALGAVERLSLERVRLSGAPAAALIDAPGTLRVARVLGGRLAFTDATSTAAGLSPFLFPVRSYTCRWDELDLLTLSLDLAAVEAHAAGLLDAEDFRLRFTAAEPVSPAMARYLAGSVAALGQHQLGNEQAMASPLVRAETFRALATAVLHAFPNSFLERSAVPEPERAAPAGVRRAVSFMEEHAAEDIGLGEIARAARMSPRGLQAAFRRELSTTPLAHLRTLRLEAVRAELLTTDPGAGATVAEIAARWGFSHPGRFAAAYRERFGENPATTLRG from the coding sequence ATGCATCGTCTCGCCCCCGACGCACAGTTCTCGATCCCGTCGGACGTCCCCTCCGCGCACACGTCCCACCGCGCATGCCGTGCGGACGAGACGGCGCACCAGCGACCGGCCGTGCGCAAGCTCCGGTTCGTCTCCCACGACCCGTCGGAGGGCGTCGAGGTCCTCGAGCGCGTCTACGCCGCCCGGGTCCAGGTGTCCCCGGACACCCCGTTCTCCATGCACCAGGCCCTGGGGGCGGTGGAGCGGCTGAGCCTGGAGCGGGTGCGTCTCAGCGGCGCGCCCGCCGCCGCCCTGATCGACGCCCCGGGCACCCTGCGCGTCGCACGGGTGCTGGGCGGCCGGCTCGCCTTCACGGACGCCACGTCCACCGCAGCCGGCCTCAGCCCGTTCCTCTTCCCGGTGCGCTCCTACACCTGCCGGTGGGACGAACTGGACCTGCTGACCCTCTCCCTGGACCTGGCCGCCGTGGAGGCGCACGCGGCCGGTCTGCTGGACGCCGAGGACTTCCGCCTGCGCTTCACGGCCGCCGAACCGGTCAGCCCCGCCATGGCCAGGTACCTGGCCGGGTCCGTGGCCGCCCTGGGGCAGCACCAGCTGGGCAACGAGCAGGCCATGGCCAGTCCGCTCGTGCGCGCCGAGACGTTCCGGGCCCTGGCCACCGCGGTGCTGCACGCGTTCCCGAACAGCTTCCTCGAGCGCTCGGCGGTGCCCGAGCCGGAGCGTGCGGCGCCCGCCGGGGTGCGCCGGGCGGTGTCCTTCATGGAGGAGCACGCCGCGGAGGACATCGGACTGGGCGAGATCGCCCGGGCGGCCCGGATGAGCCCGCGGGGACTGCAGGCGGCCTTCCGCCGGGAGCTGTCCACCACTCCCCTCGCCCACCTGCGCACGCTGCGCCTCGAGGCGGTGCGCGCCGAGCTGCTGACCACGGACCCCGGGGCCGGCGCCACCGTGGCGGAGATCGCCGCTCGCTGGGGCTTCAGCCACCCCGGACGCTTCGCCGCCGCCTACCGGGAGCGGTTCGGCGAGAACCCCGCCACGACCCTGCGCGGCTGA
- a CDS encoding TetR/AcrR family transcriptional regulator, producing the protein MSTDQHAVDRRRGPARSRILEAAAARFYADGIAATGIDAITASAGVAKMSLYNNFASKAALVEAYIEARHEEWLQLYRARVQGTSTPQERVLAVFDAYADHAAAAYEHGFRGCGLLNAAAELSAADPARTAVRRHKEQVEQLLLDPLGELTDPATAHRLAEHLSFLLEGSMARAGLEGEPTRLVRARAIAADLLAAR; encoded by the coding sequence ATGAGCACGGACCAGCACGCTGTCGACCGTCGTCGAGGACCCGCGCGGTCGCGGATCCTGGAGGCCGCAGCCGCGCGCTTCTACGCCGACGGCATCGCCGCCACCGGCATCGACGCGATCACCGCGTCGGCGGGGGTGGCCAAGATGAGCCTGTACAACAACTTCGCCTCCAAGGCGGCCCTGGTCGAGGCCTACATCGAGGCCCGCCACGAGGAGTGGCTCCAGCTGTACCGGGCCCGCGTGCAGGGCACCAGCACCCCGCAGGAGCGCGTCCTGGCGGTCTTCGACGCCTACGCCGACCACGCGGCGGCCGCCTACGAGCACGGGTTCCGCGGTTGCGGGCTGCTCAACGCGGCCGCCGAGCTCTCCGCCGCGGACCCGGCGCGGACCGCCGTGCGCCGCCACAAGGAGCAGGTCGAGCAGCTCCTGCTCGACCCGCTGGGCGAACTGACCGACCCGGCCACCGCGCACCGGCTGGCGGAGCACCTGAGCTTCCTGCTGGAGGGCTCCATGGCCCGCGCCGGGCTCGAGGGCGAGCCGACCCGCCTGGTGCGTGCCCGCGCGATCGCCGCCGACCTGCTGGCCGCCCGGTGA
- a CDS encoding sigma 54-interacting transcriptional regulator: protein MSDRSDRPDIRTLGELRAAGHAPRPLRQEIRENLLRTLAEGGDPWPGLHGLGRTVLPQLERALLAGHDVVLLGERGQGKTRLLRTLAGLLDEWSPAIEGSELNEHPEEPLTEESRRRVLLEGDELPVVWRHRSERYVEKLATPDTSVADLIGDVDPMRVAEGRRLGDPETIHYGLVPRAHRGIVAINELPDLAERIQVAMLNVMEERDIQIRGYVLRLPLDVLVVATANPEDYTNRGRIITPLKDRFGAEIRTHYPLELADEIAVIRQEAELVAEVPETILEILARFTRLLRDSSAVDQRSGVSARFAIAGAETVAAAALRRATVRREDDAVARMVDVETATDVLGGKIEFESGEEGRERAILDHLLRRATAETVRGRFRGLDLGPVVEAFDGRTTVSTGDDVSARDFLAGLPQLPESDGDGAVYEQIAARLGATSAGQRASAIELALEGLFLAQKISKDSDEDGTIYG, encoded by the coding sequence GTGAGTGATCGTTCAGATCGACCCGACATCCGGACGCTCGGCGAGCTGCGCGCGGCCGGGCACGCCCCCCGTCCGCTACGCCAGGAGATCCGCGAGAACCTGCTGAGGACGCTGGCGGAGGGCGGTGATCCCTGGCCGGGACTGCACGGGCTCGGGCGCACGGTCCTGCCCCAGCTGGAGCGGGCGCTGCTGGCCGGCCACGACGTCGTGCTGCTCGGCGAGCGCGGCCAGGGCAAGACGCGGCTGCTGCGCACGCTCGCCGGTCTGCTCGACGAGTGGTCGCCCGCCATCGAGGGCTCGGAGCTCAACGAGCACCCGGAGGAGCCCCTAACGGAGGAGTCCCGGCGGCGCGTGCTGCTCGAGGGCGACGAGCTGCCCGTCGTGTGGCGGCACCGCTCGGAGCGCTACGTGGAGAAGCTCGCGACCCCGGACACCTCCGTGGCCGACCTGATCGGTGACGTCGACCCGATGCGCGTGGCCGAGGGACGCCGGCTCGGGGACCCGGAGACCATCCACTACGGGCTCGTGCCGCGCGCCCACCGCGGCATCGTGGCGATCAACGAGCTGCCCGACCTGGCCGAGCGCATCCAGGTGGCCATGCTCAACGTGATGGAGGAGCGCGACATCCAGATCCGCGGGTACGTCCTGCGGCTGCCGCTGGACGTGCTGGTGGTGGCCACGGCCAACCCCGAGGACTACACGAACCGGGGCCGGATCATCACCCCGCTCAAGGACCGGTTCGGCGCCGAGATCCGCACCCACTACCCGCTCGAGCTGGCGGACGAGATCGCCGTCATCCGGCAGGAGGCGGAGCTGGTCGCGGAGGTCCCCGAGACGATCCTCGAGATCCTGGCCCGCTTCACCCGTCTGCTGCGGGACTCCTCCGCCGTCGACCAGCGCTCGGGGGTCTCGGCCCGGTTCGCCATCGCGGGCGCGGAGACGGTCGCGGCGGCGGCCCTGCGGCGGGCCACGGTGCGCCGCGAGGACGACGCCGTCGCCCGCATGGTCGACGTCGAGACGGCCACCGACGTCCTGGGCGGCAAGATCGAGTTCGAGTCCGGTGAGGAGGGCCGCGAGCGCGCGATCCTCGACCACCTGCTGCGCCGGGCGACCGCCGAGACCGTCCGGGGCCGCTTCCGAGGCCTGGACCTCGGCCCGGTCGTGGAGGCCTTCGACGGCCGCACCACGGTCTCCACCGGCGACGACGTCTCGGCCCGGGACTTCCTCGCCGGCCTGCCCCAGCTGCCGGAGTCCGACGGCGACGGCGCGGTCTACGAGCAGATCGCGGCCCGGCTCGGGGCCACCAGCGCCGGGCAGCGCGCCAGCGCCATCGAGCTGGCCCTCGAAGGGCTGTTCCTGGCCCAGAAGATCTCCAAGGACTCCGACGAGGACGGCACCATCTACGGCTGA
- a CDS encoding AraC family transcriptional regulator: MNCQVRRSVFTTRDPAEGVAVLDEVFAIRDVHMDRESRFCMDLSATAVGPVSYERVRLMGSSTTGRTDGAGLLRVCHVTQGAVSAISAGDRFPRTGPFLFPQRTYTSWWEDIEAMTVAVDPAAAEAHARGLLGDETFRLAFAGSRPVSAAMSRYWLGTVTHLGRNLLADDEALASPLLRAELTRSLTTALLHTFPGSFLDRSQALPGQPRAAPAGLRRAVAYIDEHVTEDIGLAEIAAAAGMSVRGLQAAFRRELDTTPTAHLRAARLDAAHRDLVAADPSTGVTVEAVAARWGFTHRGRFAAAYRDRYGRAPAVTLRT; encoded by the coding sequence ATGAACTGCCAGGTGCGGCGTTCCGTGTTCACCACCCGGGACCCGGCCGAGGGCGTCGCCGTGCTCGACGAGGTCTTCGCCATCCGCGACGTGCACATGGACCGGGAGAGCCGGTTCTGCATGGACCTGTCCGCGACCGCGGTGGGCCCGGTGAGCTACGAGCGGGTCCGGCTCATGGGCTCCTCCACGACCGGGCGCACGGACGGCGCCGGCTTGCTGCGGGTGTGCCACGTGACGCAGGGCGCCGTGAGCGCCATCAGCGCCGGCGACCGGTTTCCGCGGACCGGGCCCTTCCTCTTCCCCCAGCGCACGTACACCAGCTGGTGGGAGGACATCGAGGCCATGACGGTGGCCGTGGACCCGGCGGCGGCGGAGGCCCACGCGCGGGGACTGCTCGGGGACGAGACCTTCCGGCTCGCCTTCGCCGGGTCCCGCCCGGTCTCCGCGGCCATGTCCCGGTACTGGCTGGGCACCGTCACCCACCTCGGCCGGAACCTGCTGGCCGACGACGAGGCGCTGGCCAGCCCGCTCCTGCGGGCCGAGCTCACCCGCTCCCTCACCACCGCGCTGCTGCACACCTTCCCCGGCTCGTTCCTCGACCGGAGCCAGGCCCTGCCCGGACAGCCCCGCGCGGCTCCGGCCGGGCTCCGGCGCGCGGTGGCCTACATCGACGAGCACGTGACCGAGGACATCGGCCTCGCCGAGATCGCCGCGGCCGCCGGGATGAGCGTGCGCGGGCTCCAGGCCGCCTTCCGGCGCGAACTGGACACCACCCCGACCGCCCATCTGCGCGCCGCCCGCCTGGACGCCGCCCACCGGGACCTGGTCGCCGCCGACCCCAGCACCGGGGTGACCGTGGAGGCCGTCGCCGCGCGGTGGGGCTTCACCCACCGCGGGCGCTTCGCCGCCGCCTACCGGGACCGGTACGGGCGGGCCCCGGCCGTCACGCTGCGCACCTGA
- a CDS encoding VWA domain-containing protein gives MPAHHRSSRYGRYAGGPDPLAPPVDLSEALAAVSEDVMAGYSPEEAMREFLRRGGRGREGLDDLSRRVHQRRRDLLKRHRLDGTLDEAKQLLEKALRLEREQFLRDARMDPMDRSFREMQLDGLPRSTAAAVSELASYDWQSDSAREAYEQIKDLLGREILDQRFAGMKQALENATDADREAVAEMLRDLNELLEKHGRGEDTDEDFQDFMAKHGQHFPENPQSVDELIDALAQRSAAAQRMLNSMTPEQRQELMQLSAQAFGSPDLMAQLGQLDANLQALRPGEDWNGSERFQGGEGLGLGDGTGVLQDIAELDALADELSQHHEGANLDDLDLDALARQLGDDAAVSARTLAELERAMRESGYLQRDQDGDLRLSPRAVRRLGKSLLRDTAQRLSGRPGARDTRLAGAAGEPTGATREWQFGDAEPWDVTRTLTNAITRTVAEGGDAGRGLRIDVRDIEVAETEARTQAAVALLVDTSFSMAAEGRWVPMKRTSLALHHLVSTRFRGDRLQLIGFGRYARDLRIEELTSLPPRREQGTNLHHGLLLATRFFRKHPSAQPVLLVVTDGEPTAHLLPDGESWFSWPAEPATLRATVQELDRLGRLGAQTTFFRLGDDPGLERFLLRMAERVDGRVVAPDPADLGSAVLQEYLDARSKDADDADPWG, from the coding sequence ATGCCCGCACACCACCGGTCATCGCGGTACGGAAGGTACGCCGGGGGGCCGGATCCGCTGGCCCCTCCGGTGGACCTCTCGGAGGCGCTGGCGGCCGTCTCGGAGGACGTCATGGCGGGGTACTCGCCGGAGGAGGCGATGCGGGAGTTCCTCCGCCGGGGCGGACGCGGCCGGGAGGGCCTCGACGACCTGTCCCGGCGCGTGCACCAGCGGCGGCGCGACCTGCTGAAGCGGCACCGCCTGGACGGCACGCTCGACGAGGCGAAGCAGCTGCTGGAGAAGGCCCTGCGCCTGGAGCGGGAGCAGTTCCTGCGCGACGCCCGGATGGACCCGATGGACCGGTCCTTCCGCGAGATGCAGCTGGACGGGCTGCCCCGCTCCACGGCCGCGGCGGTCAGCGAGCTCGCCTCCTACGACTGGCAGTCCGACTCCGCGCGGGAGGCCTACGAGCAGATCAAGGACCTGCTCGGCCGCGAGATCCTGGACCAGCGCTTCGCCGGCATGAAGCAGGCCCTGGAGAACGCCACCGACGCCGACCGGGAGGCGGTGGCCGAGATGCTGCGCGACCTCAACGAGCTGCTGGAGAAGCACGGGCGGGGCGAGGACACCGACGAGGACTTCCAGGACTTCATGGCCAAGCACGGCCAGCACTTCCCGGAGAACCCGCAGTCGGTCGACGAGCTGATCGACGCCCTGGCCCAGCGCTCGGCGGCGGCCCAGCGGATGCTGAACTCCATGACCCCCGAGCAGCGCCAGGAGCTGATGCAGCTCTCCGCCCAGGCGTTCGGCTCCCCGGACCTCATGGCGCAGCTGGGCCAGCTCGACGCGAACCTGCAGGCGCTGCGCCCCGGTGAGGACTGGAACGGGTCCGAGCGTTTCCAGGGCGGGGAGGGCCTGGGTCTCGGCGACGGCACGGGGGTGCTGCAGGACATCGCCGAGCTCGACGCGCTGGCCGACGAGCTGTCCCAGCACCACGAGGGCGCGAACCTGGACGACCTCGACCTCGACGCGCTGGCCCGTCAGCTCGGCGACGACGCCGCGGTGTCCGCGCGGACCCTCGCCGAGCTGGAGCGGGCCATGCGGGAGAGCGGCTATCTGCAGCGGGACCAGGACGGCGACCTGCGCCTCTCCCCGCGGGCCGTGCGGCGGCTCGGGAAGTCGCTGCTGCGGGACACCGCCCAGCGGCTCTCCGGCCGGCCCGGCGCCCGGGACACCCGGCTGGCCGGCGCGGCCGGGGAGCCGACCGGCGCCACCCGGGAGTGGCAGTTCGGGGACGCGGAGCCCTGGGACGTGACCCGCACCCTCACCAACGCGATCACCCGCACGGTCGCCGAGGGCGGCGACGCCGGGCGGGGACTGCGGATCGACGTGCGCGACATCGAGGTGGCCGAGACCGAGGCGCGGACCCAGGCCGCCGTCGCGCTGCTCGTGGACACCTCGTTCTCGATGGCCGCCGAAGGACGCTGGGTGCCGATGAAGCGCACCTCCCTGGCGCTGCACCACCTCGTCTCGACCCGGTTCCGCGGGGACCGGCTCCAGCTCATCGGGTTCGGCCGCTACGCCCGGGACCTGCGGATCGAGGAGCTCACGTCCCTGCCGCCGCGGCGGGAACAGGGCACCAACCTGCACCACGGGCTGCTGCTCGCCACCCGCTTCTTCCGCAAGCACCCCTCCGCCCAGCCCGTGCTGCTCGTCGTCACCGACGGCGAGCCCACGGCCCACCTGCTGCCCGACGGCGAGAGCTGGTTCTCCTGGCCGGCCGAGCCCGCCACCCTGCGCGCCACCGTCCAGGAACTCGACCGGCTGGGCCGCCTGGGCGCCCAGACGACGTTCTTCCGGCTCGGCGACGACCCGGGGCTGGAGCGGTTCCTGCTGCGGATGGCCGAACGGGTGGACGGGCGCGTGGTCGCCCCGGACCCCGCGGACCTGGGCTCGGCCGTCCTGCAGGAGTACCTCGACGCCCGCTCCAAGGACGCCGACGACGCCGACCCGTGGGGCTAG
- a CDS encoding helix-turn-helix domain-containing protein, giving the protein MTRATPVSLHLATTDPDVANEALQQVYTRARMGTVQDRRSFLYSQDVDGDSDLNLGQLTFRGNVAGHMVVDGAFSVMLPRAGGVHWRIDGRAGGGPGLFLLQPGQEYYGEVDRLSIASVNLGPETLRRTARDVHGDESLEVAFDGPHPVSSARARYWRSTHAFVEQALTDPAVAAVPLLRADLLRRMSVATLETFALLGDPRTRRASTTDRQSAYRRAVEYMRAQLSSPITVEDVARHTGLSTVELTRSFRSHAGTTPGGCLRELRLAAAHEDLLQADPEAGDTVRAIALRWGMVHSGDFARRHRQAYGESPAETLRR; this is encoded by the coding sequence ATGACACGCGCCACACCGGTGAGCCTGCACCTTGCGACCACCGATCCCGACGTGGCCAACGAGGCCCTCCAGCAGGTCTACACCCGCGCGCGGATGGGCACGGTCCAGGACAGGAGGTCCTTCCTGTACAGCCAGGACGTGGACGGCGACTCCGACCTCAACCTGGGGCAGCTCACCTTCCGCGGCAACGTCGCCGGGCACATGGTCGTCGACGGGGCCTTCTCGGTCATGCTGCCGCGCGCCGGAGGAGTCCACTGGCGGATCGACGGGCGGGCCGGTGGCGGACCGGGCCTGTTCCTGCTCCAGCCGGGTCAGGAGTACTACGGCGAGGTGGACCGGCTGTCGATCGCCTCGGTGAACCTCGGCCCGGAGACCCTGCGGCGGACGGCGCGGGACGTCCACGGCGACGAGTCGCTGGAGGTGGCCTTCGACGGCCCGCACCCGGTCTCCTCGGCGCGCGCGCGGTACTGGCGGAGCACCCACGCGTTCGTGGAGCAGGCCCTGACCGACCCCGCCGTCGCCGCCGTCCCCCTGTTGCGTGCCGATCTGCTCCGGAGGATGTCGGTGGCGACCCTGGAGACGTTCGCCCTCCTCGGCGACCCGCGCACCCGTCGCGCTTCGACCACCGACCGGCAGTCGGCCTACCGGCGCGCCGTCGAGTACATGCGTGCGCAGCTGTCCTCGCCGATCACCGTGGAGGACGTCGCCCGCCACACGGGCCTGAGCACGGTGGAGCTCACCCGCTCCTTCCGCTCGCACGCCGGGACGACGCCGGGGGGCTGTCTCCGCGAGCTGCGGCTCGCAGCCGCCCACGAGGACCTCCTGCAGGCGGATCCCGAGGCCGGCGACACGGTCCGGGCCATCGCCCTGCGCTGGGGGATGGTGCACTCCGGGGACTTCGCCCGCCGCCACCGGCAGGCCTACGGCGAGAGCCCGGCCGAGACGCTGCGCCGCTAG
- a CDS encoding DUF808 domain-containing protein: MSGGLMALLDDVAALARVTAASVDDIGAAAGRASMKAAGVVVDDTAVTPQYVQDVTPARELPIIWRITKGSLRNKLVFILPAILLLSQFAPWLLTPILMLGGSYLCFEGAEKIWAKVSGHGPKTKTPVVEKGKSAEDTMVGGAVRTDLILSAEIMVISLNEVADEPLLSRAAILVVVAIGITVLVYGVVALIIRMDDFGLHLAERSSPTSQKIGHGLVKGMPGLLAVISVVGTAAMLWVGGHIILVGLDELGWHPPYEAVHHVEELVHGAVPGGLGAALAWLTNTFFSAVLGLVWGAVLVLIWELLPFGKGEHEADHAVPGKHEGEHGRHEDHGEHHGKHSSAATDGSAAPDGSGRTPPGDGGSSAVR, translated from the coding sequence ATGAGCGGCGGTCTGATGGCCCTGCTGGACGACGTCGCCGCCCTGGCCCGTGTCACCGCCGCTTCCGTGGACGACATCGGCGCGGCCGCGGGCCGGGCGAGCATGAAGGCGGCCGGCGTCGTCGTCGACGACACCGCCGTGACCCCGCAGTACGTCCAGGATGTCACCCCGGCGCGCGAGCTGCCCATCATCTGGCGCATCACCAAGGGCTCGCTGCGCAACAAGCTGGTCTTCATCCTCCCGGCCATCCTGCTGCTGAGCCAGTTCGCGCCGTGGCTGCTGACCCCGATCCTCATGCTCGGTGGCAGCTACCTGTGCTTCGAGGGCGCGGAGAAGATCTGGGCCAAGGTCTCCGGCCACGGGCCCAAGACCAAGACCCCGGTGGTCGAGAAGGGCAAGAGCGCGGAGGACACGATGGTCGGCGGCGCGGTGCGCACCGACCTGATCCTCTCCGCCGAGATCATGGTGATCTCCCTCAACGAGGTCGCCGACGAGCCGCTGCTCTCCCGCGCGGCCATCCTCGTGGTGGTGGCCATCGGCATCACCGTCCTGGTCTACGGCGTGGTGGCCCTGATCATCCGGATGGACGACTTCGGTCTGCACCTGGCCGAGCGGTCCTCCCCGACCAGCCAGAAGATCGGCCACGGCCTGGTCAAGGGCATGCCCGGGCTGCTCGCGGTGATCTCGGTCGTGGGCACCGCCGCCATGCTCTGGGTGGGCGGGCACATCATCCTCGTCGGCCTCGACGAGCTGGGCTGGCACCCGCCCTACGAGGCCGTGCACCACGTCGAGGAGCTGGTGCACGGCGCCGTGCCCGGCGGTCTCGGCGCGGCGCTCGCCTGGCTCACGAACACCTTCTTCTCCGCGGTCCTCGGACTGGTCTGGGGCGCCGTCCTGGTGCTGATCTGGGAGCTGCTGCCCTTCGGCAAGGGGGAGCACGAGGCCGACCACGCCGTCCCCGGCAAGCACGAGGGCGAGCACGGCAGGCACGAGGACCACGGCGAGCACCACGGCAAGCACTCCTCGGCGGCCACGGACGGCAGCGCCGCTCCGGACGGATCCGGCCGCACTCCTCCGGGCGACGGGGGTTCCTCGGCGGTCCGGTGA
- a CDS encoding MSMEG_4193 family putative phosphomutase, whose product MATRKRPRSTLVLLVRHGETPTTGKVLPGRAPGLHLSDHGRAQAEQVAERLAGVPVDAVLTSPLERTRETAEPTEARTGRTAVVDPGLLECDFGEWTGAELSRLSRLTAWSTVQRAPSTFRFPGGESFPEMQARMVGAVDRARAEHEGGVVVCFSHADPIKAALAHALGTHLDLFQRIVVSPCSVSAISYAPGQAPAVLTLNSTHEPLSGLRVS is encoded by the coding sequence ATGGCAACGCGGAAGAGGCCCCGGAGCACGCTCGTCCTGCTCGTGCGCCACGGCGAGACGCCCACCACCGGCAAGGTCCTGCCGGGGCGGGCGCCCGGTCTGCACCTGTCCGACCACGGCCGCGCCCAGGCCGAGCAGGTCGCCGAGCGGCTCGCGGGGGTGCCCGTCGACGCGGTGCTCACGTCCCCCCTCGAGCGCACCCGGGAGACGGCGGAGCCCACCGAGGCGCGGACCGGGCGGACGGCCGTCGTGGACCCCGGGCTGCTCGAGTGCGACTTCGGGGAGTGGACCGGGGCGGAGCTCTCCCGGCTGTCCCGGCTCACGGCCTGGTCGACCGTCCAGCGCGCGCCGTCGACCTTCCGCTTCCCCGGCGGGGAGAGCTTCCCCGAGATGCAGGCCCGGATGGTGGGCGCCGTCGACCGGGCCCGCGCCGAGCACGAGGGCGGGGTCGTGGTCTGCTTCTCCCACGCCGACCCGATCAAGGCGGCCCTCGCGCACGCCCTCGGGACGCACCTGGACCTCTTCCAGCGGATCGTGGTCAGCCCGTGCTCGGTCTCGGCGATCTCCTACGCGCCGGGACAGGCGCCGGCCGTGCTCACGCTCAACTCGACCCACGAGCCGCTGAGCGGGCTGAGGGTCTCGTGA
- a CDS encoding SCO1664 family protein translates to MSELALLAEGRMELLGVIRGSSNSALLVQVCLEGRSAWAVYKPRQGERPLVDFAPGLHKRERAAYLLSEILGWGIVPPTVVREDGPFGVGSLQLFVEHDPLAHYFTLYDGVPGSHEALRRIALFDVVANNADRKGGHVLRGTDGRVWGIDHGLCFAAGYKLRTVVWDFGGDPVPEDLLAALAPLAESVPDELADLLTAPEASALRQRVCRLLERPVLPVDVTGRRVPWPLL, encoded by the coding sequence GTGAGCGAGCTCGCTCTCCTCGCGGAGGGGCGGATGGAGCTGCTCGGGGTGATCCGGGGCAGCAGCAACTCCGCGCTGCTCGTGCAGGTCTGCCTGGAGGGCCGCTCCGCCTGGGCCGTCTACAAGCCCCGGCAGGGGGAGCGGCCGCTGGTCGACTTCGCCCCGGGGCTGCACAAGCGGGAGCGCGCCGCGTACCTGCTCAGCGAGATCCTGGGCTGGGGGATCGTCCCGCCCACCGTGGTGCGCGAGGACGGGCCGTTCGGGGTCGGGTCCCTGCAGCTGTTCGTGGAGCACGATCCGCTGGCGCACTACTTCACCCTCTACGACGGCGTCCCCGGCAGCCACGAGGCGCTGCGCCGGATCGCGCTCTTCGACGTCGTGGCGAACAACGCCGACCGCAAGGGCGGTCACGTGCTGCGCGGGACCGACGGCCGGGTGTGGGGGATCGACCACGGCCTGTGCTTCGCGGCCGGCTACAAGCTGCGGACGGTCGTCTGGGACTTCGGCGGCGACCCGGTTCCCGAGGACCTGCTGGCGGCCCTCGCACCGCTGGCGGAGTCCGTCCCCGACGAGCTGGCCGACCTGCTCACCGCCCCGGAGGCCTCCGCGCTCCGGCAGCGGGTGTGCCGGCTGCTGGAGCGCCCGGTCCTGCCGGTCGACGTCACGGGGCGCCGGGTCCCCTGGCCCCTGCTCTAG